From Bradysia coprophila strain Holo2 unplaced genomic scaffold, BU_Bcop_v1 contig_324, whole genome shotgun sequence, the proteins below share one genomic window:
- the LOC119079265 gene encoding AP-3 complex subunit sigma-2 isoform X2 — MIKAILVFNNHGKPRLSKFYEYFNEDMQQQIIKETFQLVSKRDDNVCNFLEGGSLIGGSDYKLIYRHYATLYFVFCVDSSESELGILDLIQVFVETLDKCFENVCELDLIFHADAVHHILSELVMGGMVLQTNMSEILARIEEQNRLVKQEAGLSAAPARAVSAVKSMNIPQQIKDMKLPDLPQAIKDLKF; from the exons ATGATAAAAGCGATTTTAGTATTTAACAACCATGGAAAACCAAGACTATCCAAATTCTACGAATATTTC AACGAAGACATGCAACAACAAATAATCAAAGAAACATTCCAACTGGTATCGAAACGGGATGACAATGTGTGCAATTTTCTGGAAGGTGGCAG CCTAATCGGAGGATCGGATTACAAACTGATCTACCGACACTATGCCACATTGTACTTTGTGTTTTGCGTCGATTCGAGCGAAAGTGAATTGGGCATCTTGGACTTGATACAGGTATTCGTCGAAACGCTGGACAAATGTTTCGAGAATGTGTGCGAATTGGATTTGATATTTCATGCTGATGCCGTCCATCACATATTGTCGGAATTGGTTATGGGCGGTATGGTGTTGCAAACGAATATGTCCGAGATATTGGCACGAATAGAAGAACAAAATCGACTGGTCAAGCAGGAG GCTGGTCTATCGGCCGCGCCAGCTAGAGCAGTGAGTGCTGTGAAGAGCATGAACATTCCACAACAAATCAAAGATATGAAACTTCCTGATCTTCCGCAGGCTATTAAG
- the LOC119079265 gene encoding AP-3 complex subunit sigma-2 isoform X1, with product MIKAILVFNNHGKPRLSKFYEYFNEDMQQQIIKETFQLVSKRDDNVCNFLEGGSLIGGSDYKLIYRHYATLYFVFCVDSSESELGILDLIQVFVETLDKCFENVCELDLIFHADAVHHILSELVMGGMVLQTNMSEILARIEEQNRLVKQEAGLSAAPARAVSAVKSMNIPQQIKDMKLPDLPQAIKQLNIFRTYYGGDHETKE from the exons ATGATAAAAGCGATTTTAGTATTTAACAACCATGGAAAACCAAGACTATCCAAATTCTACGAATATTTC AACGAAGACATGCAACAACAAATAATCAAAGAAACATTCCAACTGGTATCGAAACGGGATGACAATGTGTGCAATTTTCTGGAAGGTGGCAG CCTAATCGGAGGATCGGATTACAAACTGATCTACCGACACTATGCCACATTGTACTTTGTGTTTTGCGTCGATTCGAGCGAAAGTGAATTGGGCATCTTGGACTTGATACAGGTATTCGTCGAAACGCTGGACAAATGTTTCGAGAATGTGTGCGAATTGGATTTGATATTTCATGCTGATGCCGTCCATCACATATTGTCGGAATTGGTTATGGGCGGTATGGTGTTGCAAACGAATATGTCCGAGATATTGGCACGAATAGAAGAACAAAATCGACTGGTCAAGCAGGAG GCTGGTCTATCGGCCGCGCCAGCTAGAGCAGTGAGTGCTGTGAAGAGCATGAACATTCCACAACAAATCAAAGATATGAAACTTCCTGATCTTCCGCAGGCTATTAAG